In a genomic window of Phycodurus eques isolate BA_2022a chromosome 2, UOR_Pequ_1.1, whole genome shotgun sequence:
- the rhpn2 gene encoding rhophilin-2 isoform X1 yields MTDALLPNGLKEGRGDGKYFRKGCNPFAQTGRSKLQNKRASLNQQIIKQMRMRAGAENLLRATSNNKVKEMVLLELSYVNSNLQLLMGQLEGLNSSMEVYQSSQETANIPVIALGLKETKEIDFSTPFKDYIISHYNEDGATYEDELADLMDLRQSCRTPSRSEAGVELLARYCNHLPLVESRFFSPTHHSGIFFTWYDSFTGVPVCQQNLSLEKASMLFNMAALYSQIGTRSDRQTTAGLREAISAFQKAAGILNHLKETFTHTPSYDMSPAMLAMLIRMMLAQAQECLFEQLALPGVRNEVLTLLRMAQEAAKVSEIYDHVHQSMIQTPLKDNVPFFWSTMSQVKTNHYRSMAHYFVASALLDHHVGPSDDEDQQEKTLSQVYNHLPDGCSPLEILKKRSERRRIGRAHIHRAITGHEEALRIYSLCHHLNKLEVLQDILKASHQRSLHKASDKQMEEEFTDYLDVPGIISKTEQQAEMEVPAALKVKVSDFFQRLGPLSVFSAKQRWTPPRKVRLRTEDRDVGFTLKGDAPVQVVSLDPLCPAAADGLNEGDYIVAVGEAECKWMGVGEVMRLLKDVDKQGVDITVVSVLEGNPTMPAKSATFCGNLPKTYSMICLAYDGDDKSGKSRKISKKSSFLSWGLKNKLKSASTVSLPTAEQSWNKPCPAFPSSYKDAALY; encoded by the exons GGCTACCTCCAACAACAAGGTGAAGGAGATGGTCTTGCTGGAGCTAAGCTATGTCAATTCCAACCTGCAGCTTCTCATGGGCCAGCTGGAAGGACTCAACAGCTCCATGGAGGTCTACCAGAGCAGCCA GGAAACGGCCAACATCCCGGTCATCGCACTGGGTCTGAAGGAAACAAAAGAAATTGACTTCTCCACACCTTTTAAG GATTACATCATTTCGCATTACAACGAAGACGGAGCCACCTACGAAGACGAGCTTGCCGACCTGATGGACCTTCGACAG TCGTGCAGGACGCCAAGTCGTAGCGAGGCTGGCGTGGAGTTGCTGGCAAGGTACTGCAACCATCTTCCTCTGGTGGAGAGTCGATTCTTCTCACCCACACATCACAGTGGCATCTTCTTCACGTG GTACGACTCCTTCACGGGTGTGCCAGTGTGCCAGCAGAATTTGTCGCTGGAGAAGGCCAGCATGCTCTTCAACATGGCCGCTCTCTACTCACAGATCGGCACCCGCAGCGACCGGCAGACAACGGCCGGCCTGAGGGAGGCCATTTCAGCTTTCCAGAAGGCAGCTG GCATCCTGAATCACTTGAAGgagacatttacacacacacccagCTACGACATGAGTCCCGCCATGCTGGCCATGCTCATCCGCATGATGCTGGCACAGGCGCAGGAATGTCTTTTTGAGCAGCTCGCCCTTCCCGGCGTCCGCAATGAGGTTCTGACATTGCTCAGGATGGCACAAGAGGCGGCCAAGGTGTCGGAAATCTATGACCACGTCCACCAGTCCATGATCCAGACGCCGTTGAAAGATAACGTGCCCTTTTTCTGGTCTACTATGTCTCAAGTGAAGACCAACCATTACCGCTCTATGGCGCACTACTTTGTGGCCTCGGCCTTGCTGGACCACCATG TGGGTCCAAGCGATGACGAGGACCAGCAGGAAAAGACCTTGTCTCAAGTATACAATCACCTCCCCGACGGTTGTTCTCCCCTGGAAATTCTAAAGAAGAGATCTGAGCGAAGGCGTATTG GAAGAGCTCACATCCATCGCGCCATCACGGGTCACGAGGAGGCACTGAGGATCTACAGCTTGTGCCATCACCTCAACAAGCTGGAGGTGCTGCAGGACATTTTGAAGGCCAGCCACCAGCGCTCGCTGCACAAGGCCAGTGACAAACAGATGGAGGAGGAGTTCACAGACTACTTGGACGTGCCCGGCATTATCT CAAAAACTGAACAACAAGCAGAGATGGAGGTTCCTGCCGCCTTAAAGGTGAAAGTCAGCGACTTTTTCCAGAGACTG GGTCCTCTGTCAGTGTTCTCCGCCAAGCAGCGTTGGACACCACCCCGGAAGGTGCGTCTGCGCACGGAGGACAGAGACGTCGGTTTCACCCTTAAGGGGGATGCACCAGTCCAGGTTGTCTCTCTGGATCCCCTCTGCCCCGCTGCT GCCGACGGGCTGAATGAGGGCGACTACATTGTTGCCGTTGGCGAGGCGGAATGCAAGTGGATGGGTGTAGGTGAGGTGATGAGGCTGCTAAAAGACGTGGACAAGCAGGGCGTGGACATCACGGTGGTCAGCGTGCTGGAAGGCAATCCCACCATG CCGGCCAAGAGTGCCACTTTCTGCGGCAACCTGCCCAAGACATACTCCATGATTTGTCTGGCCTACGATGGCGACGACAAAAGTGGCAAGTCGCGCAAGATCAGCAAAAAATCGTCCTTCCTCAGCTGGGGCCTGAAGAACAAACTGAAGAGTGCCAGTACCGTCAGCCTGCCTACTGCAGAGCAGTCGTGGAACAAACCCTGCCCGGCCTTCCCCAGCTCCTACAAGGACGCAGCCCTCTACTGA
- the rhpn2 gene encoding rhophilin-2 isoform X2 produces the protein MTDALLPNGLKEGRGDGKYFRKGCNPFAQTGRSKLQNKRASLNQQIIKQMRMRAGAENLLRATSNNKVKEMVLLELSYVNSNLQLLMGQLEGLNSSMEVYQSSQETANIPVIALGLKETKEIDFSTPFKDYIISHYNEDGATYEDELADLMDLRQSCRTPSRSEAGVELLARYCNHLPLVESRFFSPTHHSGIFFTWYDSFTGVPVCQQNLSLEKASMLFNMAALYSQIGTRSDRQTTAGLREAISAFQKAAGILNHLKETFTHTPSYDMSPAMLAMLIRMMLAQAQECLFEQLALPGVRNEVLTLLRMAQEAAKVSEIYDHVHQSMIQTPLKDNVPFFWSTMSQVKTNHYRSMAHYFVASALLDHHVGPSDDEDQQEKTLSQVYNHLPDGCSPLEILKKRSERRRIGRAHIHRAITGHEEALRIYSLCHHLNKLEVLQDILKASHQRSLHKASDKQMEEEFTDYLDVPGIISKTEQQAEMEVPAALKGPLSVFSAKQRWTPPRKVRLRTEDRDVGFTLKGDAPVQVVSLDPLCPAAADGLNEGDYIVAVGEAECKWMGVGEVMRLLKDVDKQGVDITVVSVLEGNPTMPAKSATFCGNLPKTYSMICLAYDGDDKSGKSRKISKKSSFLSWGLKNKLKSASTVSLPTAEQSWNKPCPAFPSSYKDAALY, from the exons GGCTACCTCCAACAACAAGGTGAAGGAGATGGTCTTGCTGGAGCTAAGCTATGTCAATTCCAACCTGCAGCTTCTCATGGGCCAGCTGGAAGGACTCAACAGCTCCATGGAGGTCTACCAGAGCAGCCA GGAAACGGCCAACATCCCGGTCATCGCACTGGGTCTGAAGGAAACAAAAGAAATTGACTTCTCCACACCTTTTAAG GATTACATCATTTCGCATTACAACGAAGACGGAGCCACCTACGAAGACGAGCTTGCCGACCTGATGGACCTTCGACAG TCGTGCAGGACGCCAAGTCGTAGCGAGGCTGGCGTGGAGTTGCTGGCAAGGTACTGCAACCATCTTCCTCTGGTGGAGAGTCGATTCTTCTCACCCACACATCACAGTGGCATCTTCTTCACGTG GTACGACTCCTTCACGGGTGTGCCAGTGTGCCAGCAGAATTTGTCGCTGGAGAAGGCCAGCATGCTCTTCAACATGGCCGCTCTCTACTCACAGATCGGCACCCGCAGCGACCGGCAGACAACGGCCGGCCTGAGGGAGGCCATTTCAGCTTTCCAGAAGGCAGCTG GCATCCTGAATCACTTGAAGgagacatttacacacacacccagCTACGACATGAGTCCCGCCATGCTGGCCATGCTCATCCGCATGATGCTGGCACAGGCGCAGGAATGTCTTTTTGAGCAGCTCGCCCTTCCCGGCGTCCGCAATGAGGTTCTGACATTGCTCAGGATGGCACAAGAGGCGGCCAAGGTGTCGGAAATCTATGACCACGTCCACCAGTCCATGATCCAGACGCCGTTGAAAGATAACGTGCCCTTTTTCTGGTCTACTATGTCTCAAGTGAAGACCAACCATTACCGCTCTATGGCGCACTACTTTGTGGCCTCGGCCTTGCTGGACCACCATG TGGGTCCAAGCGATGACGAGGACCAGCAGGAAAAGACCTTGTCTCAAGTATACAATCACCTCCCCGACGGTTGTTCTCCCCTGGAAATTCTAAAGAAGAGATCTGAGCGAAGGCGTATTG GAAGAGCTCACATCCATCGCGCCATCACGGGTCACGAGGAGGCACTGAGGATCTACAGCTTGTGCCATCACCTCAACAAGCTGGAGGTGCTGCAGGACATTTTGAAGGCCAGCCACCAGCGCTCGCTGCACAAGGCCAGTGACAAACAGATGGAGGAGGAGTTCACAGACTACTTGGACGTGCCCGGCATTATCT CAAAAACTGAACAACAAGCAGAGATGGAGGTTCCTGCCGCCTTAAAG GGTCCTCTGTCAGTGTTCTCCGCCAAGCAGCGTTGGACACCACCCCGGAAGGTGCGTCTGCGCACGGAGGACAGAGACGTCGGTTTCACCCTTAAGGGGGATGCACCAGTCCAGGTTGTCTCTCTGGATCCCCTCTGCCCCGCTGCT GCCGACGGGCTGAATGAGGGCGACTACATTGTTGCCGTTGGCGAGGCGGAATGCAAGTGGATGGGTGTAGGTGAGGTGATGAGGCTGCTAAAAGACGTGGACAAGCAGGGCGTGGACATCACGGTGGTCAGCGTGCTGGAAGGCAATCCCACCATG CCGGCCAAGAGTGCCACTTTCTGCGGCAACCTGCCCAAGACATACTCCATGATTTGTCTGGCCTACGATGGCGACGACAAAAGTGGCAAGTCGCGCAAGATCAGCAAAAAATCGTCCTTCCTCAGCTGGGGCCTGAAGAACAAACTGAAGAGTGCCAGTACCGTCAGCCTGCCTACTGCAGAGCAGTCGTGGAACAAACCCTGCCCGGCCTTCCCCAGCTCCTACAAGGACGCAGCCCTCTACTGA